The genomic region TTTGTCTTGATTGTTCTTTTTTGCTCGGCTGACTTCCATATCCTGAAGGTAGCCTCAGAAGCTATAAGGTCGACAAGAAGATAAGGGTCAGGACCAGAGCGATCAATCCCAGAACGATGGCTGCAATTGCGCCACCTCTTCCCCGATACACCCCAGGTTCTCTATTGATAGCACCGAGTGCGACCCCTCCGAATACTACTGCGCAAAGACCCAGAATAATGCCGGCTATGAAGAAGGCAAGAATCCCGCAGATGAGACCTGTGATGGAACCCCAATGCACCGTCTGGTAGCCATCTTGAGCATCGAATGACTCGGAGACTTCGGGTTTCTCGAGCATCTGCTTGACCAACGTACGTTTGAATTTCAATGCCTTGTGTACTGCACTCATACGGCCTTTTCTCTGCACTGCCTGAGAGTCATCATGGGAAGTTCCTACTACTTGAATCTTTGTTTCTGAATCGTTCGTCTCAGTTGATACTTCGCTATCGGTGATTGGTATCATGGACTCTTCTAGCTCACTGACGAATTCTTCGATATCCAATTTATCGGGCTTCTTACGATCATCCTCCTTCAGCTGTACGTATTTCCCTTTCAGATACTTACGCTTTCCGAATTCTTTAGAGGAGTATTGATACTTATCTGATGCACATGAAAAGGTGAGCATGAGTAGCGCTATCCACAATAGGGGGGTATAGATCTTTGTTCGCATAGGTCAGAAGTAGTTTTAAATGTGATTGATGATTCGAGGTTTATACTCGTTGCTATTATCCGTTGAAACTGATATCGCTCAAGTAGATGATGACCAGAATAATAGCAAGCACTATCAGCCCCACACCGATAATTCCGAGTACGAAAGCTGCCTGTGCCATGCCCAAACCCTTGAATCTTTCTGGATAGGCCTTGATGCTGGTCTTTGCGACAGAACCGAAGATCAATGCCGGTATGGTAAGAAGACCGACCCCAGGCACGAGAAAGAGGCCGATGATACCCAGTATCCCACAGACCAATCCTGCGATGGCTCCCCAGTGGGTGCGAGGGGTTTCTTCCTGACTCTCAGCTATGGAGACGTGCAATTGGCGCTTTGGAGAAGAATACCTTTCTGCCATGGAGGCCCATTGGTCTATCTTTTCGGCTTCAGTCCTTGTGACGCGGGTCGACTTATGGTGAGTGGATTTTGAACTGGTCTTCTGCTGTGCGTGATGTGTTTTATCAGAAACCGGTTTCTCCAGAAGCACTGCACCCTCATCCCTGGTCTCCTGAATTTCTTCAGAAAGCAGGTCGTTCTTGATCTCAGCAGGACGTTCTTTTTCAGTCGATTTCAGCTGAACATACCTGCCCTTCAGGTATTTACGCTTTCCGAATTCTTTAGAACTGAAGCTATTGTTGGTGCCTGCACAGGAAGTCAAGAGCAACAGACAGCAGAGCGCTATCAAGCGACTTTTAGGGTCTTTGATCATAGAGGTCGTTTGGTTTTATTTGGTCGCTCTGAGTCACAGAGCTTCTGAAAAGTACGACTTCTTACGAAACGTGGGCTTTCAATCGCCTCCAGATCGTCCAGGTAATAGCCCCTGCAATCAGAAGGGTCATACCTGAGATAGAAGCCGCACTGACATTTCCATAGAGCAGATATCCGGTGAAGAATAGCCCGGAATAGATACTGATCGTCCCAGTGATCATCGCGAGGATCTTCATACTCATACCATGGCCGGCATCCTTTCCGATCAATGAGTCAAAGGATGCCTTACACGATTCCGGTTCAGGGCGGGTAAGCAAGGTCACTGTAAGCCAAGCTATGGTCGTGATACCTACTCCCCAACACAACTGCCAGTGATCGGCCATATCTCCCGTATAGATGAATTTGAAATAGATGGCGATGAGGAAAGAGACGGTCATTCCCGTGATCTCGGTATAGGCATTGATCCGCCACCAGAACCAGCGCAGGATGAAGATCAATCCTGTTCCTGCACCGATCTGCAGCAGGATGTTGAACGCATCCAAGGCGCTTTCCAGGAATAGGGCCATGAATGAGGCAAGGAGCATGAGGATGACGGTACTTGC from Flavobacteriales bacterium harbors:
- a CDS encoding DUF4190 domain-containing protein encodes the protein MIKDPKSRLIALCCLLLLTSCAGTNNSFSSKEFGKRKYLKGRYVQLKSTEKERPAEIKNDLLSEEIQETRDEGAVLLEKPVSDKTHHAQQKTSSKSTHHKSTRVTRTEAEKIDQWASMAERYSSPKRQLHVSIAESQEETPRTHWGAIAGLVCGILGIIGLFLVPGVGLLTIPALIFGSVAKTSIKAYPERFKGLGMAQAAFVLGIIGVGLIVLAIILVIIYLSDISFNG
- a CDS encoding DUF4190 domain-containing protein — translated: MRTKIYTPLLWIALLMLTFSCASDKYQYSSKEFGKRKYLKGKYVQLKEDDRKKPDKLDIEEFVSELEESMIPITDSEVSTETNDSETKIQVVGTSHDDSQAVQRKGRMSAVHKALKFKRTLVKQMLEKPEVSESFDAQDGYQTVHWGSITGLICGILAFFIAGIILGLCAVVFGGVALGAINREPGVYRGRGGAIAAIVLGLIALVLTLIFLSTL